In a single window of the Flavobacterium ammoniigenes genome:
- a CDS encoding vanadium-dependent haloperoxidase, which yields MKTKISLLGLLLVLFSACKKDQPIVVTTDDYCAAVDTVTGIMVHDIFSPPVASRIYVYPNIAAYEIIAQNSTKYESLQGQLNGLDSIPVLDAKSGVNKKLAALIAHMEVSKQLIFSEEALEKYRDSLYEKWGSENKKEFEVSKEYALKVVDRIKIWMGKDNYKQTRTFPKYSVHTDQAGRWQPTPPAYMDGVEPHWGEIRTLVMDSASQFKPKAPHPFSTDKNSLFYKEAKETYEVGNKISEGLLAIENAKTTTIPEESAIATFWDCNPYATVTQGHMMFAKKKNTPDAHWINIAKIALKKTKSNFETTVFAFTKTSIGIFESFISCWHEKYRTNVIRPETYINLYIDEDWKPQLQTPPFPEYTSGHSVVSSCSSVILTEIFGDNFSYTDDSEIPFGLPKRNFKSFKQAASEASMSRLYGGIHYRAAIENGVVQGANLGNYINSEISFFKSK from the coding sequence ATGAAAACTAAAATTTCTCTTTTAGGATTGCTATTGGTTCTTTTTAGCGCTTGTAAAAAAGACCAACCTATTGTTGTAACAACAGATGATTATTGTGCTGCAGTTGATACCGTAACCGGAATCATGGTGCATGATATTTTCTCTCCACCAGTTGCGAGTAGAATTTATGTCTATCCCAATATAGCAGCTTATGAGATTATTGCGCAAAACAGTACTAAGTATGAAAGTCTTCAGGGACAGTTAAATGGTTTGGATTCCATTCCAGTATTGGATGCGAAAAGCGGAGTGAATAAAAAATTAGCCGCTTTAATTGCGCATATGGAAGTGAGTAAACAATTGATTTTCTCAGAAGAAGCATTAGAAAAATACAGAGATAGTTTGTACGAGAAGTGGGGCTCTGAAAACAAAAAAGAATTTGAAGTTTCTAAAGAATATGCATTAAAAGTTGTCGATAGAATTAAAATTTGGATGGGTAAAGACAACTACAAACAAACGAGAACTTTTCCTAAGTATTCTGTTCATACCGATCAAGCCGGAAGATGGCAACCAACACCACCAGCTTACATGGACGGAGTAGAACCACATTGGGGTGAAATCAGAACTTTAGTAATGGATTCGGCCTCACAATTTAAGCCTAAAGCGCCACATCCATTTTCAACCGATAAGAACTCTTTGTTTTATAAAGAAGCCAAAGAAACTTATGAAGTAGGAAATAAAATATCGGAGGGATTATTAGCTATTGAAAACGCTAAGACTACTACAATTCCTGAAGAATCTGCCATTGCCACTTTTTGGGATTGCAACCCTTATGCAACGGTTACTCAGGGTCATATGATGTTTGCAAAAAAGAAAAATACACCTGATGCCCACTGGATTAATATTGCCAAAATTGCATTGAAGAAAACGAAATCCAATTTTGAAACTACCGTTTTTGCATTCACCAAAACCTCTATTGGTATCTTTGAAAGTTTTATTAGTTGTTGGCACGAAAAATACAGAACGAATGTGATTCGTCCAGAGACTTATATCAACTTGTATATTGACGAAGATTGGAAGCCGCAATTGCAAACGCCTCCTTTTCCTGAATATACCAGCGGACATTCAGTAGTTTCTTCATGTTCGTCAGTAATTTTGACAGAAATATTTGGAGATAATTTTAGTTATACAGATGATTCTGAAATTCCTTTTGGTTTGCCGAAAAGAAATTTTAAATCATTCAAACAAGCGGCTTCAGAAGCTTCAATGAGTAGATTGTATGGCGGAATTCATTACCGAGCAGCCATTGAAAATGGGGTTGTACAAGGAGCGAATTTGGGGAATTATATTAATTCAGAAATCAGTTTTTTTAAATCAAAATAA
- a CDS encoding MFS transporter: MSSKLKLNFWQIINMNVGFFGIQYSFGLQQSAVNPIYDFLGANPDQIPILNLAGPLTGLLIQPIIGAMSDKTWHPRWGRRKPYFFVGAMICSVALLLYPFSSSLWMAAGLLLLLDVGNNTAMEPYRAFVADTLDEEQQPTGFQAQSFFTGFGQFLSYISLFLFPIVFVGYTGALPNWIYASFFLGSVLSITSIWWSMKKTPEIPPTAEELVRLKAEPLNIFSPFIDIYKAVLEMPKVMWQLFLVYLFQWYALMCYWQNNAKSIALSVWDATPKDKSLYENAVEWNGLIGAFGFVITFSVAFYLAKLAKKYSPKLVHFACLILAGASFLIFPTIHNEYFFFAIIIGYGIGWASMMGIPYLIIVNDIPKERYGVYMGIINMMIVIPMIFQNLTFGYILKNFLNNDARLAISFAGVLLLIGAACTLLIQSKKGTQK; encoded by the coding sequence ATGAGTTCGAAATTAAAACTAAATTTTTGGCAAATAATAAATATGAATGTTGGATTTTTCGGGATCCAATATAGTTTTGGTTTACAACAAAGTGCTGTGAATCCTATTTATGATTTTTTAGGTGCTAATCCTGATCAAATTCCGATTTTGAACTTGGCAGGACCTTTAACAGGATTATTAATTCAGCCCATCATTGGGGCAATGAGTGACAAAACGTGGCACCCGCGTTGGGGACGACGTAAACCGTATTTCTTTGTCGGAGCAATGATTTGCAGTGTGGCTTTATTATTATATCCTTTTAGTAGTTCACTTTGGATGGCGGCAGGTTTATTATTGTTATTGGATGTTGGTAATAATACGGCTATGGAACCCTATAGAGCTTTCGTTGCCGATACTTTAGATGAAGAGCAACAACCTACAGGTTTTCAAGCGCAAAGTTTCTTTACTGGATTTGGACAATTTTTATCCTATATTTCGCTATTTCTATTTCCAATAGTTTTTGTGGGTTATACAGGTGCATTACCCAATTGGATTTATGCCTCCTTTTTTCTGGGATCGGTTCTGTCCATTACTTCCATTTGGTGGAGTATGAAAAAAACTCCGGAAATTCCGCCAACAGCAGAAGAATTAGTGCGTTTAAAAGCTGAACCATTAAATATATTTTCTCCTTTTATAGATATTTATAAAGCAGTTTTAGAAATGCCCAAAGTGATGTGGCAATTGTTTTTAGTGTATTTATTTCAATGGTACGCCTTAATGTGTTATTGGCAAAACAACGCCAAAAGTATTGCGCTTTCTGTTTGGGATGCGACACCAAAAGACAAATCGCTTTATGAGAATGCAGTAGAATGGAATGGTTTAATTGGGGCTTTTGGTTTTGTAATCACCTTTTCTGTTGCCTTTTATTTGGCAAAATTAGCCAAAAAATACAGTCCGAAATTAGTTCACTTTGCGTGTTTAATTTTAGCAGGTGCTAGTTTTTTAATTTTCCCAACAATACACAATGAGTATTTCTTTTTTGCTATTATTATTGGTTATGGAATTGGTTGGGCAAGTATGATGGGAATCCCTTATTTGATTATTGTAAATGATATTCCTAAAGAGCGTTATGGTGTTTACATGGGCATTATCAATATGATGATTGTTATTCCAATGATTTTTCAAAACCTAACTTTTGGATATATTCTTAAAAATTTCTTGAATAATGATGCCCGATTAGCCATTAGTTTTGCGGGGGTATTACTGTTAATTGGTGCAGCTTGTACTTTATTAATTCAATCAAAAAAGGGTACTCAAAAATAA
- a CDS encoding carbohydrate kinase family protein codes for MEKEIDLICAGEVLIDFIGHEVNTSINRTKDYHRFLGGSPTNVAVNATRLGLKSVIVATCGEDGLGEYIVRKLKDNHVITSQVRKSETEPTSVIFVSKSTGTPDFIPYREADYQILPSQIPDELLESAKIFHTTCFALSKNPARSTIVERAKKAKSLGLQTSIDINFSERIWPDREEAKRVLRDYLSTNPLVKLSEDDCYRLFAASKTEDYIFDYFHELGASTICLTKGKDGVVLSDKEHGMFHQQATQIDDIKDTTGAGDAFWTGFLYARLLGKDFEETITIAQKLAVLKLQNVGRLPEGINIKEYLASSK; via the coding sequence TTGGAAAAAGAAATAGACTTGATCTGTGCCGGAGAGGTACTTATAGATTTTATAGGACACGAAGTAAATACTTCTATTAATAGAACCAAAGATTACCACCGATTTTTAGGTGGTTCGCCAACTAATGTTGCTGTTAATGCGACACGTTTGGGATTAAAATCAGTTATAGTAGCTACTTGTGGTGAGGATGGACTTGGTGAATATATCGTACGAAAGTTAAAAGACAATCATGTAATTACTTCTCAGGTTAGAAAATCTGAAACAGAGCCAACCTCTGTGATTTTTGTTTCTAAATCTACAGGAACACCTGATTTTATTCCGTATAGAGAAGCCGACTATCAAATTTTGCCATCTCAAATTCCAGATGAATTATTAGAAAGCGCCAAGATTTTCCACACCACCTGTTTTGCATTAAGCAAAAATCCAGCGCGTTCGACGATTGTTGAAAGAGCAAAAAAAGCCAAATCATTAGGTTTGCAAACAAGTATTGATATCAATTTTTCCGAACGTATTTGGCCAGACAGAGAAGAAGCAAAACGAGTTTTGAGAGATTATTTGTCAACAAATCCGTTAGTAAAATTGAGTGAAGACGATTGTTACCGTCTCTTCGCAGCCTCTAAAACTGAGGATTATATTTTTGACTATTTTCACGAATTAGGTGCGTCTACCATTTGTTTAACCAAAGGGAAAGATGGCGTAGTTTTATCAGATAAAGAACATGGAATGTTTCATCAACAAGCTACTCAAATAGACGACATCAAAGATACTACTGGAGCCGGAGATGCTTTTTGGACGGGTTTTTTATATGCTCGTTTGTTAGGTAAAGATTTTGAAGAAACGATTACGATTGCACAAAAATTAGCTGTTTTGAAACTACAAAATGTAGGTCGACTGCCAGAAGGAATCAACATCAAAGAATATTTGGCATCCAGTAAATAG